Proteins encoded within one genomic window of Pseudomonadota bacterium:
- the pilM gene encoding pilus assembly protein PilM, whose product MDILGIDVGTVSVKYTRWRGKKDKGELVSKGDYPYQGDLDNLAIILSDIKIREGGNIETALSITSQDILKKTFTIPTLPKEEIKEAINWSASKIVPMPLEEMVYEFVLLGEIDERGIRKEEVMFVGVQRDYVNNMLTLLDRTGFKDIVLITDVGFIYTPIIEDRQDGSVAVVDIGGRQTGIYILNRKKLRFVREIMTASESFTDVLISGLGVSYDEAEEYKREKGFDDRSNEILSLPFERLIGEMQRTFSVYNQKSPDMPIVKVYISGRGSMIPNIIEKIGNSLVEEVGHLEMPVNIDDEFLPAYVLCTRKESLVNLLPPEIKIREKEAIYKKWIRTGTIGILALLIILSLNVWSNYSKPELSIKLQKVSILNKQAQLKQIGGTISPSRYDELVPLLSETQKKDKTFVLLLKYLSSHLPKDVFIREIDFAKERQIVPSSKDLRKDASSQETMQVKDAVKETVKESTQKETTNDGAPKDLVQTTGPAFGNDYIVGIKGYIYGEAEMLEPILLSFIIMLDRSGFIQNVKVSSKELKEIGNGKVMEFVITGRCSAYEI is encoded by the coding sequence ATGGATATTCTCGGCATAGATGTCGGAACAGTAAGTGTAAAATATACCCGGTGGAGAGGGAAAAAAGATAAGGGAGAACTTGTTTCAAAAGGCGACTACCCTTATCAAGGTGACTTAGACAACCTTGCTATAATACTTTCCGATATAAAAATAAGGGAGGGCGGCAATATTGAAACAGCCCTGAGCATCACCTCTCAGGACATCCTGAAGAAAACATTTACAATACCAACCCTGCCGAAAGAAGAAATAAAAGAAGCCATTAACTGGTCTGCATCAAAGATTGTTCCAATGCCGCTTGAAGAAATGGTCTATGAATTTGTATTGCTTGGCGAGATAGATGAAAGAGGAATAAGAAAAGAAGAAGTTATGTTTGTAGGGGTCCAAAGGGACTATGTGAATAACATGTTAACCTTATTAGACAGGACCGGCTTCAAAGATATTGTTCTGATAACTGACGTAGGCTTTATATATACCCCCATAATTGAAGATAGACAGGACGGCTCCGTTGCAGTGGTTGATATAGGAGGAAGGCAAACAGGCATATATATACTTAACAGAAAGAAACTCAGGTTTGTAAGAGAGATCATGACGGCCTCGGAAAGTTTTACTGATGTTTTAATCAGCGGACTCGGTGTTAGCTATGATGAAGCTGAAGAATATAAAAGAGAAAAGGGATTTGATGATAGGTCGAATGAGATTTTAAGTCTGCCTTTTGAAAGGCTTATTGGAGAAATGCAGAGAACATTCAGCGTATATAATCAAAAAAGTCCCGACATGCCCATTGTGAAGGTTTATATATCCGGCAGAGGCTCAATGATTCCAAATATTATTGAGAAAATAGGAAATTCTCTTGTTGAGGAAGTTGGACATCTTGAGATGCCTGTAAATATTGATGATGAATTTTTACCGGCATATGTGCTTTGTACGCGGAAAGAATCCCTTGTTAACCTGTTGCCTCCGGAAATTAAGATACGTGAAAAAGAAGCGATCTATAAAAAATGGATTAGAACAGGAACAATAGGAATTCTGGCTTTACTCATAATCCTTTCTTTGAATGTCTGGAGCAACTATAGTAAACCTGAATTATCTATCAAATTACAAAAGGTAAGCATTTTAAATAAACAGGCACAATTGAAGCAGATTGGCGGAACCATCTCTCCTTCAAGATATGATGAGCTTGTGCCCTTGCTTAGTGAAACACAAAAAAAAGACAAAACCTTTGTTTTATTACTGAAGTACTTATCTTCTCATCTGCCGAAGGATGTATTTATAAGAGAGATAGATTTTGCCAAAGAAAGACAAATTGTGCCATCTTCTAAAGATTTGCGGAAAGATGCATCGTCTCAGGAAACTATGCAAGTAAAGGATGCTGTAAAAGAAACTGTAAAAGAGAGCACCCAGAAAGAAACGACAAATGATGGCGCCCCGAAAGATCTTGTGCAGACTACTGGACCTGCATTCGGGAATGACTACATTGTTGGGATAAAAGGATATATTTATGGCGAAGCAGAGATGCTTGAACCAATACTTTTAAGTTTTATCATAATGCTTGACAGGTCCGGGTTTATTCAGAACGTAAAGGTATCGAGCAAGGAATTAAAGGAAATAGGGAACGGAAAAGTTATGGAATTCGTTATTACCGGAAGGTGTTCTGCTTATGAAATTTAA